One genomic region from Populus nigra chromosome 8, ddPopNigr1.1, whole genome shotgun sequence encodes:
- the LOC133700546 gene encoding GDSL esterase/lipase At1g29670-like — MENQPKLLWWIFFTIPLLISSNLQSCAYGEPQVPCYFVFGDSLFDNGNNNNLSTLAKANYTPYGIDFSNGPTGRFSNGNNTADVIAKLLGFDDYIPTFNEAKATKNILRGVNYASGSAGIRNESGRLAVGDVISLDEQLRNHRIIISLVTEALGNKDSAMKHLNKCIYTIDMGNNDYTMNYFLPQLYNTSRQFNAHQYATVLIQQYSQQLKSLYDLGARKVAVAGLIQNGCSPNALATYGANGSSCVEVINNAVQIFNSKLIPLVTNLNANLPGAKFTYINFYQIDAESTRAFRFTRVACCNLTSTGLCDPSTIPCPDRTEYAFYDSAHPTEARALILGRRAYRAQSSTDAFPVDISLLAQL, encoded by the exons ATGGAAAATCAGCCTAAGCTGCTATGGTGGATCTTCTTCACCATTCCATTGCTGATCTCATCAAACTTGCAGAGTTGTGCTTATGGAGAACCTCAAGTGCCATGTTACTTTGTTTTTGGGGACTCACTCTTTGATAATGGAAACAACAACAATCTTTCGACGTTGGCAAAAGCCAATTATACTCCTTACGGGATTGACTTTAGCAATGGTCCTACCGGGAGGTTTAGCAATGGCAACAACACAGCCGATGTCATTG CTAAGCTTTTGGGATTTGACGACTATATTCCAACCTTCAATGAAGCGAAAGCTacgaaaaatatattaagaggTGTAAATTACGCATCTGGATCAGCTGGGATTCGCAATGAAAGTGGACGATTAGCAGTG GGTGATGTGATATCCCTGGATGAGCAGCTACGAAATCACCGCATCATAATTTCACTCGTCACTGAAGCACTGGGAAATAAAGATTCAGCCATGAAGCACCTAAACAAGTGCATTTATACCATTGACATGGGCAACAATGACTACACAATGAATTACTTCCTTCCCCAATTATATAACACTAGCAGGCAATTCAATGCTCACCAATACGCTACAGTGCTCATTCAACAATATTCTCAGCAATTAAAG AGCTTATACGATCTTGGAGCAAGGAAGGTGGCTGTTGCGGGACTAATTCAAAATGGTTGCTCGCCCAATGCACTGGCAACATATGGTGCGAATGGCTCTTCATGTGTAGAGGTGATCAACAACGCAGTACAAATCTTCAATAGCAAGCTTATACCATTAGTTACAAACCTTAACGCCAATCTTCCTGGAGCTAAATTTACTTACATAAATTTTTACCAGATTGATGCCGAATCAACTCGAG CTTTCAGGTTCACCAGAGTTGCTTGTTGCAACTTAACCAGTACAGGATTATGTGATCCTTCTACAATTCCATGCCCTGATAGGACTGAGTATGCATTCTATGATTCGGCACATCCTACAGAGGCTAGAGCTTTGATCTTGGGAAGGAGAGCATACAGGGCTCAGTCATCGACTGATGCATTTCCCGTTGATATCAGTCTCCTGGCTCAGCTTTAA